A single window of Populus nigra chromosome 17, ddPopNigr1.1, whole genome shotgun sequence DNA harbors:
- the LOC133677527 gene encoding expansin-A4-like produces the protein MASPLKPMLATLLLLAIAFPNCQAKLKPSLSGKQAIHHAIRRLAHDIELPKRHKPKFQPGTWKEAHATFYEGSSGTFGGACNYKDVAGQGYGMNTAALSSVLFKNGQACGACFEIKCADNPQWCKLGQPSLIVTATDHCPPNPSLPNDNGGWCNVPREHFDVAKPVFSQLAEYEAGIIPIQYRRVPCQKQGGIRFTILGNPWFYQVIVWNVGGAGDVVGVQVKGDDKLKWTQMERDWGTTWKTSAILLGESLSFRVSASDDRDSTSWHVTPKNWQFGQTYEGKNFN, from the exons ATGGCATCGCCTTTGAAACCTATGTTAGCAACATTGCTGCTTTTAGCCATTGCCTTTCCTAATTGCCAGGCAAAATTAAAACCTTCCCTCTCAGGAAAACAAGCCATTCACCATGCAATTCGACGACTAGCCCACGACATTGAACTTCCCAAAAGGCATAAACCAAAGTTCCAGCCAGGCACATGGAAGGAAGCTCATGCAACTTTCTATGAAGGCAGTTCAGGAACATTCG GGGGAGCATGCAATTACAAAGATGTTGCGGGCCAAGGATATGGCATGAATACAGCTGCACTGAGCAGTGttctgttcaaaaatggacaggcCTGTGGTGCTTGTTTCGAAATCAAGTGCGCTGACAACCCTCAATGGTGCAAGCTAGGGCAGCCATCTCTCATTGTCACTGCAACTGACCATTGCCCACCAAATCCATCTCTCCCAAATGACAATGGAGGCTGGTGCAATGTGCCACGTGAGCATTTCGATGTAGCCAAGCCTGTATTTAGCCAGCTTGCTGAGTACGAGGCCGGCATTATTCCAATCCAATATCGCAG GGTTCCATGCCAGAAGCAAGGAGGTATTCGATTCACTATATTGGGGAATCCTTGGTTCTATCAGGTCATTGTGTGGAATGTAGGGGGAGCTGGAGATGTTGTTGGTGTTCAAGTGAAGGGAGATGACAAGCTCAAGTGGACGCAAATGGAACGAGATTGGGGGACAACTTGGAAAACCAGTGCTATTTTGCTTGGAGAGTCGCTATCCTTCCGTGTTAGTGCAAGCGATGACAGGGACTCGACTTCATGGCATGTTACCCCTAAAAACTGGCAATTTGGCCAGACATACGAGGGCAAGAACTTCAACTAG